A window of Geothrix edaphica genomic DNA:
GCCTGGGCCGGTTCGATGCTGGCGATGCTGGGTCCCCCCAACAGGTACAGGCGGCGCCGGTAGGTGATGGACTGCCCCGCGGGCAGGCCGGCGACGGCGGGGCTGCCCACGACCAGGCGGCCGGGGAAGCGGGGACGCAGCTCGGTGAGCGCGGGCTGGGGATCCGAGGCCACCAGCACCTGGTCCACATCCAGGGGCAGGATGCCCAGTGAGGAGTGGGCGTCCAGGGTGTCTCCGGCGGATTCCGCACCCATGAAAGCCACCATGGGGGCCACCACGCTGCTGGTAAGGGGCGCCGAGAAGTCCGATCCGGGGATTTCCACACCCCAGCTGCTGAGCGGCGTTCCGGTGAAGGTGGACACCGCCGGGACCACGAAGCGGAAGCCACCTCCGCGCTGGGACAGGAAGTCCCCGAGGCTCCGGATGGGAAGGGCCGTGGTCCCGCTGTTGGTGACCGTGGTCTCCAGGGTGAAGAACACATCCGCCTTGGTGAGCGTGATCCGGTGGACCACACTGACCCCCGCCACCCGGCCCTGGAGGTCCGTGGCCACACCGAGCTTGCCCTTGGGATCCAGCAGGTAGCCCTGCATGTCCAGGAACACCTCATTGACCCTGGTCCCCGGGGTGTAGCGATCAAAGACCAGCGGCAGATCCGGATCCTGGTTGGCCACGGGCCCGAGGCGCTCCACCATGTCCGTGGGCATGGACACCCGCTTGTAGTTCTGGTCCAGAGCCACGCTGCCCATGTCGAGGATGGCGCCACCGGAGGGCGCGCCGAACTGGCCTTCCCGGTCCCCGAAGGCCGCCCCGTCCACCGCCAGCTGGACGGCATCGTTGCCGAGGTAGAAATCGCCGGGTCCCGAGGTGGCCTTCAGACCTGCCAGCCGGTCACCTCCGTTAGCGGGGATCTCTTCCACCGCCACCGTGGGCCGGGCCACACCCGAAGCCCTGAAGCAGCCTGTTCCGCCCGCGGCCAGGATCAGGGCCAGGGGGGCCAGGATCATCTGCAGGCGGCGGGAGGACAGACGGGCGGGAAGAACTGCGGGATCAAGGCTCATGTTCATCAAGGCGTCTCGTTCAGGCGGGAGGTCCATGGGGCTGGGGCGTGCGGAAGGTCTATGCTAACTCACGATGCCGATCTCCGCCTTTCTTCATCGCTGCAGGCCGCACCGGCGGACCCTGCTCCTGGTCCTGACGCTGCCCCTCCTGGGAGATTTGCTCTGGACCCTGGGAAGGTTCCCAGCCATGCACCACCAGCAAATCTACCGGGCAGAGGACATGCCGCCAGTGGGCGGCCCGGTGCTGGTGCTGGGGGCCGGTGTCTATGGCGACGGGGAGCCCACCGAACTCCTCCAGGGGCGCCTCCGCACGGCCCTGGATCTCTACCGCACCGGGAAGGTCCGCTGGTTCCTGGTCTCCGGCGACAACCGGCACCCTTCGTACAATGAACCCCAGGCCATGCGCCGCTGGCTGGTGAAGCAGGGGGTTCCCCCCACCCACATCGTCAGCGACTACGCGGGGCTCCGCACCTGGGACAGCCTCAAGCGCGCCCAGGCCGTCTTCGGCCAGCGACAGGTGGTCATCGTCACGTCGGATTTCCACCTGCCTCGGGCCCTCTACCTGGCGGACCGCCTCGGGCTCCAGGCCTGGGGCGTCCCCGCCTCCACCGAGGACCGGCCGCAGGTGAACCGGTTCCGCTATTGGACCCGGGAGTACATCGCCCGGCACCTGGCCCTCTGGGACGCCTGGTTCCCGCCGGATGTCAGGCTCGGCC
This region includes:
- a CDS encoding SanA/YdcF family protein — encoded protein: MHHQQIYRAEDMPPVGGPVLVLGAGVYGDGEPTELLQGRLRTALDLYRTGKVRWFLVSGDNRHPSYNEPQAMRRWLVKQGVPPTHIVSDYAGLRTWDSLKRAQAVFGQRQVVIVTSDFHLPRALYLADRLGLQAWGVPASTEDRPQVNRFRYWTREYIARHLALWDAWFPPDVRLGPREPTPDDWDPAS